The following are encoded together in the Lactuca sativa cultivar Salinas chromosome 1, Lsat_Salinas_v11, whole genome shotgun sequence genome:
- the LOC111886019 gene encoding aquaporin TIP1-1, translating into MPTLVDRIAVGRYQDEVQHPSAIKAFVAEFISTLIFVFAGQGSGMAFTKLTQGAATTPAGLVAAALAHAFGLFVAVSVGANISGGHVNPAVTFGAFVGGNITLLRGIFYIIAQLLGSTVACLLLFFSTGGLTTAGFALGAEVSVWNGFVFEIVMTFGLVYTVYATAVDPKKGDIGTIAPIAIGFIVGANILAGGAFTGASMNPAVAFGPAVVSWDWTNHWVYWAGPIIGGGLAGLVYELLFIGRSHEPIPASEY; encoded by the exons ATGCCGACACTCGTTGACCGAATAGCCGTCGGCCGATACCAAGATGAGGTGCAACACCCCAGCGCCATCAAGGCGTTTGTGGCGGAGTTCATAAGTACCCTCATCTTCGTGTTCGCCGGACAAGGCTCTGGAATGGCTTTCACCAAGCTCACCCAAGGTGCTGCAACCACTCCGGCTGGACTAGTTGCAGCGGCACTAGCCCATGCTTTTGGCTTGTTTGTGGCTGTCTCAGTCGGAGCTAACATCTCCGGTGGCCATGTCAACCCCGCAGTTACTTTCGGTGCTTTCGTTGGTGGCAACATCACTTTGCTCCGTGGAATCTTTTACATCATCGCACAGCTCCTCGGCTCCACCGTCGCTTGCTTGCTCCTCTTCTTCTCCACCGGCGGTTTG acAACTGCTGGATTTGCATTGGGGGCTGAAGTATCAGTATGGAACGGATTCGTGTTCGAGATTGTGATGACTTTCGGGCTAGTTTACACGGTGTACGCCACCGCAGTGGACCCTAAGAAGGGAGACATCGGCACAATAGCACCAATTGCTATCGGTTTCATTGTTGGAGCTAATATTCTTGCCGGTGGTGCGTTCACCGGAGCTTCCATGAACCCCGCCGTTGCGTTTGGTCCGGCCGTCGTCAGCTGGGACTGGACCAACCACTGGGTTTACTGGGCAGGACCCATCATCGGCGGTGGTCTTGCTGGTCTTGTTTATGAGCTTCTGTTCATCGGCCGTTCTCACGAGCCAATTCCCGCTTCTGAGTATTAG
- the LOC111886084 gene encoding transcription factor FER-LIKE IRON DEFICIENCY-INDUCED TRANSCRIPTION FACTOR: protein MDERADSSENPMSHFNGGSFNMFPVDFTQETEFEKFISGFRGEIADPIEKFCLDYECNHLTESCTDLQLLPLPYEAVVTGGVGSGIGGYDAMGLHSNLIWNQEGQDLKDSVVFGDDNSSETATTGNPDTPTRRSSGGAKGDRSRTLISERKRRSGMKEKLYALRSLVPNITKMDKASIVGDAARYIQELQTQARNLKVEIETIEALENQKTPPQNSKKIHATNSFPILKKISKMDVFQVEEKGYYVRLVCNKGRGVGVSLHKALESITSFHVQNSNLATDGDTFVLTFNLNVTVFEFDINLPNLKLWLAGAFLNQGFEFISFPSA, encoded by the exons ATGGATGAGAGAGCAGACTCGTCGGAGAACCCAATGAGCCATTTCAATGGCGGCAGCTTCAACATGTTCCCAGTGGATTTCACGCAAGAAACAGAATTCGAAAAGTTCATATCTGGATTTCGAGGGGAGATTGCTGATCCCATCGAGAAATTCTGTTTAGACTACGAATGTAATCACCTTACCGAGTCCTGCACGGATCTTCAGCTGCTGCCGCTGCCGTATGAAGCCGTCGTTACTGGTGGTGTTGGTAGTGGCATTGGTGGTTATGATGCGATGGGTCTGCATTCAAACCTGATTTGGAATCAGGAAGGACAAGACTTGAAGGATTCTGTGGTTTTTGGAGATGATAATTCGTCTGAAACTGCAACAACCGGTAATCCTGATACACCGACAAGGAGGAGTAGCGGTGGCGCAAAAGGAGATCGGTCAAGGACTTTGATTTCCGAGCGGAAGAGGAGAAGCGGGATGAAGGAGAAGCTCTACGCCTTGCGTTCGTTGGTACCCAACATTACTAAG ATGGATAAAGCTTCGATAGTTGGAGATGCTGCAAGATACATTCAAGAACTTCAAACACAAGCTAGGAATTTAAAGGTGGAGATTGAAACAATCGAAGCACTTGAAAACCAAAAAACGCCACCTCAAAATTCGAAGAAGATTCATGCTACAAACTCGTTTCCAATACTGAAAAAGATATCCAAG atGGACGTGTTTCAAGtagaggaaaaaggatactacgTGAGACTGGTTTGCAATAAAGGACGAGGTGTTGGAGTCTCGCTCCATAAAGCACTCGAGTCAATTACGAGCTTTcatgtccaaaactcaaatttggCTACAGATGGTGATACTTTTGTGTTGACATTTAACTTAAAC GTTACGGTGTTTGAGTTTGACATCAACTTGCCAAATTTGAAGCTATGGCTTGCTGGGGCTTTTCTTAACCAAGGGTTCGAATTCATCTCATTTCCATCGGCCTAA